CCTCTCAATGAGGAGAGCCTTCGAGCTGGCCAACAAAAAATACCCCTTCAACGCAGGTATTGATAAAGATTCGACACCTGAAGCTCAACTACTCGCCATGATGAGCGCCATGATTCGACGTAATTTCGACGATGGCCCTGCCGGTTATCTTAACCGGATCATGGCTCACCAAGTGTCACGGCCAACAGCGCCTCACGCCCTTGTCATCGAGGAAATCTCCAATCTTCAAGGAAACCATCTCTCAGAAATTATCCGAAAGATCACGGGTGAACTATCTGAACCTTTTTTGCAACAGGCTAAGATGAATGTGGTTGCACTCTGTGTCTTCCCGCGCTGGGCCCCTGCAATGAAACAACACCTGTTCCCTGCTCCGCCCAGCGAGGAAGATCTGACACTCTGGGCGGAGCATCAGCACCGATTTGCACTTGCCGGTTTACAAAGCCTGAAAATGACCGATCCATCTTAAACTCCGATTCCCCAAGCCCCCCTTTTTACTTTCGACTAATTGATCTCATGCACGCATTGAAAAAAATTCTTTCCCTGGGACTGATCCCTCTGGTTATCCTCGCATTAGGAGGATCGGTTGTCATTTATCTCATCAAAACCAAACCGGAACCCAAACGCGCCATCCCTCCGCAAATCATCGCTCACGTTGAGGTGATCAACTCGCAAACCGACACGCATACTCCATGGATTGACACCTACGGGACGGTTCGAAGTTACTATGAAACTGAAATTTCCAGTTTGGTTGCAGGTGAAATCGTCAGTATTTCACCACGATTTCAAACCGGTGAATCCGTGCGCAAAGGGGACGTTCTGGTGGAGATCAACACCGCAGACTACCTCGCTGCCATTGCCTTACAAAAAGCGAATATCGCCAAAGCCAAGGAAACCCTACTCACAGAGCAGGCTCGTGGCAGGATCGCCCGAAGCGATTGGCAGTCGAGTGGGCGCAAGCTCGAAGACGCCTCCCCATACACTCTGCGTGTCCCACAGCAAGAAGCTGCCCAGGCAGCCGTGGACTCCGCCGAAGCGGCTCTAGCCAAAGCGGAACTCGATCTGAAACGCACAAAAGTGACCGCTCCTTACGATGCCATTGTCCAGGAACGGCTCGCCAGCCCCGGATCCATCGTCGGTATTGCCACGCCACTGGGAAGGCTCATCGCAAGGGAAAAAGCTGAGGTTCGACTCCCCCTTACCCCGGATGAGGTCGTGCAGCTCAAGTTACCCCTTGCGTTCAGACTTCCCGAGGATGAAACCGTCGATCGGGAACGCCTGATCGATGTGACACTCTCATCACCTGCATACCCTGGGATTACCTGGCCGGGCGTCATCACTCGCACAGAAGCCAGCGTGGATGCAAAAAACCAAGTCATCTACGTTGTAGCAGAAATCAAAGCCCCCTTCGACCCTCCGGGATCGCCATTACCTATCGGAACCTTCGTCAAAGCACGAATGCAAGGAAAAGACCTGCCGAACACAATCCGAGTGCCTGAGGCATCCATCATCAATGATCACTTTGTGTGGGTTGTCGATGGCGACTCCAAACTCAGAAGGCAAACCGTCAACCGACTCTATAGCTCCAATGGCATGGTCATCGCCAGTCTGCCTGAAAATGCCCCACCCACCCCGTATCACATCAGTGTCAGGCCACTGCCCAGTTTCAGAAACGGTCAAGAAGTCAAAGCTGAAACCAAAACCAGAGCGAGCGAATCCAGCACAGCAAACAACGACGACGTGACGCCATGAAAGATGCGATCGAAAAAGACCATAAAATCATCGCATGGTTCGCCCACAATTCCGTGGTCGCCAATGTCCTACTGTTCGCCATCCTCGGCTTTGGCATCTGGACAGCGCTGAATGTCCGCAAAGAAGCGTTCCCATCATTCGACGCCAAAAGCGTCAATATCGAAGTCCCCTTTCGAGGAGGAACACCCGAAGATGTCGAGCGTGGCGTCGTCCTCAAAATCGAAGAGAGCTTGAAAAATGTGGATGGCATTGAGCACATCCGCAGCACGAGCACGGAAACCAGTGCGACCATCGTCGTTCAAGCATACGAGGACTACGATCTGAGCAAGCTGCTCGACGACGTCAAAATCAAAGTCGACGCCATACCGACACTCCCTGAGCAGGCAGAGAAACCGATCATTTCTGAACGGAAACGTGAAAATTCCGTCATCTGGATTGAGGTTCATGGTGATGCCAGCGAGGAAGTGCTCAAAGAAACGGCCCGCGAACTCAGGGACGACTTGCTACTTGACCCCTCTATCAGCAAGGTTAATACCAGTGGAGCGCGCGATTATGAAATCTCGATTGAAGTTTCTGAAGACAAATTGCGAACCTACGGTCTGACTTTCGAGGAAGTCTCCCAAGCGGTTAGTGCGAACTCAATCGACCTGTCAGGCGGAGTAATCCGGAGCAACCGGGGTGACATTTCATTGCGAACCCGCTCTCAAGCCTACAATACCCGTGACTTTGCAGCTATCCCACTCAGAACCACGGAAGAAGGCACCCGCATCTACCTTCGCGACGTTGCCAGCATCCGGGACGGTTTTGTTGATCAGGACTTTCTCTCAGAATTTGAAACATCACCAACGGTCAGCCTGAATATTGTCAACGAAGGAAGCGACGATATCCTGAAGTCCCGCAAAGCAGCCGATGAGTTGGTTCAGCAATATCTGGAATCCAACAAGCTCCCCGAAGGCGTCACCCTCACTCTCTGGAGCGACGAATCCAAAGTGATTCGTGCACGACTGATGTTATTGGCAAAAAATGGCATCCTTGGGGTTCTGCTGGTGATCGTTTGTCTGACGATGTTTCTTAACCTGCGTCTCGCTTTCTGGGTCTCACTCGGTATCCCGATTTCGCTCGCTGGAGCCGTCATTCTCTTCCCTCTGCCCGGTGTTGACATCTCTATCAATGTCCTCACCTCCTTCGCTTTCATTCTGGTTCTCGGAATTGTCGTGGATGATGCCATCGTCATTGGCGAAAGCGTCTACGCGGAAAAAGAAAAACAAATCGATTGTAAATCTGGGAATGCTCCATTCCGGGCAACCGTCCGAGGGGTGAGCAAGGTGATTGTGCCAGCCGTCTTCGGGGTGTTGACCACCATCGCAGCCTTCTATCCATTGACTCAGGTTAGCGGACGTATGGGTAATGCCTTTGGCCAAATTGCCACCGGTGTGATCTTCTGCCTGATTTTTTCACTGATTGAATCCAAACTCATTCTTCCCGCGCACCTCGCCCACATCGACGTTCACAAAAAGCCGACCAATGCCCTCACTCGCGCCTGGGCTAGGTTTCAAGGAAGTATCGCATCCAGTCTGAAATGGTTCATCCGGACGGTCTACCAGCGCTTTCTCAACTGGTTGATGCCACACCGCTACACCGTGACAGCTGCCTTTGTTGCTGTGTTTGTCATCGTTGTGGCTCTTCTGCCATCCAACCGACTTCGCTTTGTCTTTTTTCCAGACATCCAACGAGACAGTGCCTCAGCCATTCTAGAGCTGGAAGAAGGCTTGCCGGTCAGCTATTTGCATGAACAGGCCCGCCGCATCTCGGATGCTGCACACAGAACAGGAATGGAATTTGAATCCGAAACAGGACATAACCCATTCAAGCACGTTCAGGTGCATTCAAAAAATAACACGCTGGCCACCATCGCCGTCGAACTGACCCCCTCGGAGTCGCGTAGTATATCCACCAACGAAATCGTCAATGCCTGGCGCAATAAAATCCGCGGCATCGCCGGGGCGAAATCACTCACCTTTTCCGGGAAAGCCGGGCCTCCCGGTGGAGCGCTCGATATCCAACTGCAAAGCGATAACCTGGACTCACTGAAATCCGCAGCCGAAGCCCTAAAAACAGAACTCAGCAGCTACAATGGTGTGTTTGATGTGCAGGACACCTTTAGTTCGGGACGACCCGAAATTCAAATCGAGGTAACGCCTGAAGGGGAAGCCGCCGGTTTTGATAAACGAGACTTGGCACTCAACCTCCGAGACGCCTTCTATGGTCGCGAAGCCCAGCGCGTGCAGCGTGGGCGCGACGAAGTTAAGGTGATGGTCCGCTACCCGATTGATGACCGAGGAAGTATTGATACGATGCGAGACATGCGGGTGCGCAGTCTCGACGGGACGACCGTTCCTTTTGGCATCGTTGCCGACACCCATTACGGTCAGGGCTTGTCAAAAATCGAGCGCTACGACGGCAAACGGATCGTTTCCGTTAAGGGAGATGTCGATAAAGATGTCACCTCCTCGGACGAAGTCCTGCTAAAGCTTCAAAAGGACTATTTCCCTGAACTTCTCAAACAACACCCGGACATCACCTTCAACCTCAGCGGAGAGGCTGAGCAACGGGCCAAATCCATGAAATCACTCTTCATCGGCTTCGGTGCGTCCATCATCTTGATCTACATTCTACTCGCCATACCGCTTAAAGCTTATGTCAAACCCCTCTTCATCATGTCGGTGATCCCCTTCGGCATCATCGGAGCTCTCGCCGGACACTATCTGGTGGGAATCCCCGTCAGTATTCTGTCCATCTTTGGTATTCTGGCACTCAGCGGCGTGGTGGTGAACGATTCTTTGGTGTTGGTGCACCGAATCGATGATCTTCGGCCTCAGTATTCTTCATTGGAAGAAACGATCCATCAAGCTGGAGGAGAACGTTTCCGAGCCATTTTGTTGACCTCGGTGACCACCTTCGTCGGACTTACCCCACTGCTTGCCGAAACCGAGGTTCAGGCACAATTCCTCAAACCCATGGCCGTTTCTCTTGGATTTGGAGTGCTCTTTGCAACCTTCATCACCTTGATCTTGCTTCCCATGCAGTTATTGATCGCACGAGACATCAAGCGAGGGTTCATTCACTCAGCGAACAGCTGGAAACGTCTCTTGGGACCGAAAGCCGATTGAGAAAACAGAAGAAAAAACGAAGACAGACAAGAAGCTTCACTCGGAAAACTCAACAAAAACAGCCAAAATCAAGGCTTTGAGTTTTGATCTATCCTCCGCTGCAGAGTTTGGATCCAACTGACTAATGGATCACGCCCTCTGCAGTCAGAGAAGATAGACAACAACAATAAGTATACACTTACCTAGCCCACTCGAAACCTTCCGGGGAATGGCCTCGCCCTATTCGAGATAGTTCGTAGCTAATTCACCCAACGGGTCTGAGCGGTGAAAGGAATTCCGGTGCGGATGAGCAACAACTCTCAAACCACACCCTTCCCTTCTGCTGTGACCCATATTTAGTATA
This genomic stretch from Oceaniferula marina harbors:
- a CDS encoding TetR/AcrR family transcriptional regulator, with translation MSESGNHLSASESEQKQASSTKEQVLSCAVPLFAEKGYRDVTCAEVSRAAEANIAAINYHFGSKENLYRLSMRRAFELANKKYPFNAGIDKDSTPEAQLLAMMSAMIRRNFDDGPAGYLNRIMAHQVSRPTAPHALVIEEISNLQGNHLSEIIRKITGELSEPFLQQAKMNVVALCVFPRWAPAMKQHLFPAPPSEEDLTLWAEHQHRFALAGLQSLKMTDPS
- a CDS encoding efflux RND transporter periplasmic adaptor subunit, with the translated sequence MHALKKILSLGLIPLVILALGGSVVIYLIKTKPEPKRAIPPQIIAHVEVINSQTDTHTPWIDTYGTVRSYYETEISSLVAGEIVSISPRFQTGESVRKGDVLVEINTADYLAAIALQKANIAKAKETLLTEQARGRIARSDWQSSGRKLEDASPYTLRVPQQEAAQAAVDSAEAALAKAELDLKRTKVTAPYDAIVQERLASPGSIVGIATPLGRLIAREKAEVRLPLTPDEVVQLKLPLAFRLPEDETVDRERLIDVTLSSPAYPGITWPGVITRTEASVDAKNQVIYVVAEIKAPFDPPGSPLPIGTFVKARMQGKDLPNTIRVPEASIINDHFVWVVDGDSKLRRQTVNRLYSSNGMVIASLPENAPPTPYHISVRPLPSFRNGQEVKAETKTRASESSTANNDDVTP
- a CDS encoding efflux RND transporter permease subunit codes for the protein MKDAIEKDHKIIAWFAHNSVVANVLLFAILGFGIWTALNVRKEAFPSFDAKSVNIEVPFRGGTPEDVERGVVLKIEESLKNVDGIEHIRSTSTETSATIVVQAYEDYDLSKLLDDVKIKVDAIPTLPEQAEKPIISERKRENSVIWIEVHGDASEEVLKETARELRDDLLLDPSISKVNTSGARDYEISIEVSEDKLRTYGLTFEEVSQAVSANSIDLSGGVIRSNRGDISLRTRSQAYNTRDFAAIPLRTTEEGTRIYLRDVASIRDGFVDQDFLSEFETSPTVSLNIVNEGSDDILKSRKAADELVQQYLESNKLPEGVTLTLWSDESKVIRARLMLLAKNGILGVLLVIVCLTMFLNLRLAFWVSLGIPISLAGAVILFPLPGVDISINVLTSFAFILVLGIVVDDAIVIGESVYAEKEKQIDCKSGNAPFRATVRGVSKVIVPAVFGVLTTIAAFYPLTQVSGRMGNAFGQIATGVIFCLIFSLIESKLILPAHLAHIDVHKKPTNALTRAWARFQGSIASSLKWFIRTVYQRFLNWLMPHRYTVTAAFVAVFVIVVALLPSNRLRFVFFPDIQRDSASAILELEEGLPVSYLHEQARRISDAAHRTGMEFESETGHNPFKHVQVHSKNNTLATIAVELTPSESRSISTNEIVNAWRNKIRGIAGAKSLTFSGKAGPPGGALDIQLQSDNLDSLKSAAEALKTELSSYNGVFDVQDTFSSGRPEIQIEVTPEGEAAGFDKRDLALNLRDAFYGREAQRVQRGRDEVKVMVRYPIDDRGSIDTMRDMRVRSLDGTTVPFGIVADTHYGQGLSKIERYDGKRIVSVKGDVDKDVTSSDEVLLKLQKDYFPELLKQHPDITFNLSGEAEQRAKSMKSLFIGFGASIILIYILLAIPLKAYVKPLFIMSVIPFGIIGALAGHYLVGIPVSILSIFGILALSGVVVNDSLVLVHRIDDLRPQYSSLEETIHQAGGERFRAILLTSVTTFVGLTPLLAETEVQAQFLKPMAVSLGFGVLFATFITLILLPMQLLIARDIKRGFIHSANSWKRLLGPKAD